In Flavobacterium enshiense, the genomic stretch AGGAGTTTTGTCGGTTCGGGATGTAAAAATGAAAGGTTATAAATTGTTTAATACGGTTGGAAGTAAAACGAATCACGATGAGATCAAGGACCCTAAGCTTTCGAAAATCGATATAAAAACCACTGTCAAAAATAATATTATGACTATTGAGCGCTTTAAATTTAAAGTTTCCGGATTTCGTCCGAGAATAGAAGGGCAGGTTTCCCTTGACGGAAAACTGAATTTAAAGATGCGTTTGGGATTGCCACCGTTTGGGATTATAGGAATTCCAATTACTATTACCGGAACTCAGGAGAATCCTAAGGTAAAAATCGGTAAAGAAACCGAAGATCTGGAAGAAAAGGAATATGATGGAGAGATTACCGGTACGGGTGTTGCTGTAAACAGCAGTATTAAACAATAGGATTTTAATCTGTCTTTTTTGAATTGATAAATTTCTGAAAATCAATCATCGGCTGTTGGGAAACCTTGATGAAATTGTTTCCCGGACGATCCAGTACTGCAATCAAAGTTATGACAATCGAAAAAGAGAGTGCTAAGATAGGGGTTGACCATGATCGTGTGGAATCGGCAATGGCTGTCCGGTATCCAACTGAAAACATGGAGAGAATGAAGAGAACATAAAGCACAAACCAAAATCCGTTTGGAATTCTGGCTTGCCAGGAGATAGCCACCCTTTTATAGTGCATGTTGGTCATTTCGTTTACAGATTCAACGTATAAAGCACCTATATCCGAGTTTAGATCTTTTTTCCCATTGGCAACCGCTATATCGAAAAGTTGGGTGTGTATTTTTATGGACTGATCGATTGCTTTTTCGATTCGTATCGTTTTCTCTTTAAAAGATTCGTTGCCGCGTGGGAGATTAACGCGTATCGCCACATATTCTTTAATTAAGTTTTGACTTTTAATGCGGTTTGCCTCATCTAGAAACTCCGATCTGAGCCATACATCCCTAATTGCAGCCGCTTCATCGCGTACAATGGCTTTTTTTGTATCATATCGTTCGGAGACGATGTTAAAGGTGAAAACCAAAATAAATGCCAATAATCCCAAGATAGAACCCGAAATACCTGATACAGGTGATTCTTTTTCTTCGATGGATTTTTTGTGGACTTTGGCGCCAATTCGATAGCCTCCTTCAATACAAAGAACTACCAACAGGCATGTCAGTAAAAAAAAGAGCCAAATAGGAATGTAGTCTAATGTCATAAACTATCTTGATTAAAAGTAGAAGTGAATACTGATTGGCTTTCGCTACTTAAAAGTACGAAAAAATTGTAAATTAATTGTTTACTGAATTGCGTTTAAGTGTCTGGTAGTTGGTCAGATGCTAAGGTCTGTCTGAAAATAGGAAGAAGATGCGTTGTGTAGCCGGTGACTTTCTAGTGGAATAAAAACAAAAAAACCACTCGTAAAGAGTGGTTTTTGTTGTGGTGCCTCCAGGAATCGAACCAGGGACACATGGATTTTCAGTCCATTGCTCTACCAACTGAGCTAAGGCACCATTATGTCTGCTTTCGTTAAGCGTGTGTTGCTTGCTGATTGCGAGTGCAAATATAGAGTCATTTTTCATTTATCCAAAACAATTTTTTAAAAAAATCAATTTGTATCTTTGTTTTCACAATCCAAGAAATATGCTTTTAGCCGTCGATGTGGGGAATACCCGAATTAAAGTTGCTGTCTTTGAGAAACATACCGTTTTGACTCAAGATGTTTTTTTGAGAGAAGAGGCACAAAAAAAAATTGAAAATATTTTTAAAAAAAATCCAAAAATTACTGAATCGGTACTTTCATCGGTCGGAAAACTCGATGATGAGGTTGTTGATTTGCTAAAAAAACACTCTGTTCTGAATGTGATTTCTTCCGAAACTCATTTCCCTTTTCAAAATAATTACGAAACACCAAAAACTTTGGGTGTAGATCGAATGGTTCTTGCATCGGGTGCGACTCTTATGTATCCGAATCAAAACCGATTGATAATTGATGCGGGTACCTGCATTACTTATGATTTTGTTACAGCTGACGATGTTTATCTTGGTGGGGCCATTTCACCAGGGTTGCGATTGCGTTATGAAGCCCTTCACAATTATACGGCCAAATTGCCGTTACTTGAGTTGGAACAGCCGGTTCATTATATCGGGAATTCTACTAAAGAGGCTATACATTCTGGAGTTGTTAACGGAATTTTAAATGAAATCGACGGATTTGTAAGTCAATACCGTCAGCAATATCAAGTTTTAACAGTAATTTTAACAGGAGGCGATGCCGAATTTTTGGCTAAAAACATAAAAAACACCATATTTGCCAATTCAAATTTTCTTTTGGAGAGTTTGAGCCATATACACTATTATAAAATCGAAAATGATTAAAAAGATAATTTTAGGCATTAGTTTGCTTTTTTCTGCTGGGCTTTTGGCTCAGGAAAGCGTAGCCTCACCTTATTCGTTCTATGGAATCGGAGATGCAAAGTTTAAAGGGACAAACGAAAACAGAGCCATGGGGAGTGTTGGGGTGTTTGTAGACAGTATCCACATCAATTTGCAAAATCCAGCATCCTATTCATTTTTAAAATATACTTCATTAACGATTGGTGCTACAAACATTAAAAGTACTTTTAAAACAGATTCAGAAAAGGAGAAAGCAAACAGAACTTCGATAGATTATCTTGCAATAGGCTTGCCTTTTGGTAAAGCAGCTGTAGGTTTCGGATTGGTTCCTTATACATCAGTGGGATATAATGTGCAAAACATTGTAACCGGTGAAGATACTAGGACTATTACAAATGAAGGTGAAGGAGGGCTTAATAAGGTTTTCTTAGGTGGTGCATACAAGATTACACCTAAATTGAGTTTTGGTGTTGATTTTCAGTATAACTTCGGAACAGTGGAAACATCTTCAGTTGTGTTCGTAACTACGCCTCAGGTGCCGCTGGGGTCACGAACTAAAGATAAAACGATTTACAGCGGTTTTGGTATGGTGACTGGGTTGTATTATCAGACTAAATTGCAAAATAAGCTTGAATGGTCCAGTAGTTTGACTTATACGCCTCCAACTAATCTGAATGCTGAAAAAACAAGAAATATTGCCACTGTTGTCTATGGCTTTAACGGTACCGAAATTGTTGATGATAATAAGGATATTGAGGTGCCGGATGCAAAAATAAAAGCGGCTTCAAAAGTGTCTGTGGGAACAGCATTTGGTAAGAGTAAAAAATGGTTTGTTGGTACAGAATTTACATTTCAGGACAGTAACGATTTAGGAAATCAGGGTAATTTGTCAAATGCAAGTTTTGAAAGTTCTACACGATTTGCTGTAGGGGGGTTTTATATTCCTAAATACAATTCATTCAGAAGTTATTTTGATCGCGTTGTGTACCGAGCAGGTTTCCGACATGAAAATACAGGATTGGTTCTTAATGATAAGACTATTAGGGATACTGCTGTTAGTATGGGATTTGGTTTTCCGGTGGGAGCCAGTATTTCCAATATTAACATAGGTTTGGAATACGGGAAAAAAGGAACAACGAGCAATAGCTTGATTCAGGAGAATTATTTTTCCATCAATGTTGGTTTGTCATTGAGCGACCGTTGGTTTATTAAGCCAAAATACGATTAATCTAAATCTAAGCAGATAGTGAGGGTTTTTCTTAAAAATAGCATAATTACATTGTTCACGGTATTAGCCGTGACTGTGTTTTTTTCGTGCGAAAGTAATTTTAAGGAAGTAAAGCGGATAAATTCCGTTGCGTTTTCTCCATCCGGAGAAGCGGATAATGTTGATTTGAAGTACACGGATTCTGGAAAAATCAAAGCGATATTGGTCAGTCCCAAAATGTTGGATTATTCGAATGCCAAATATCCGTTTACCGAATTTCCTAAAGGGATCCATGTAACCCTTTACGACGATAATCAGAAACAAAGTTTTGTGGATGCTGATTATGCCATTACTTATGCGCGAACGGATATTATCGATTTGCAGGGTAATGTGAAGATTACTTCCAGTGATGGGAAGTTGCTACAGACAGATCAGTTGTATTACGATCAAAAAAATGAATGGTTCTTTACGGAGAAACA encodes the following:
- a CDS encoding DUF4239 domain-containing protein gives rise to the protein MTLDYIPIWLFFLLTCLLVVLCIEGGYRIGAKVHKKSIEEKESPVSGISGSILGLLAFILVFTFNIVSERYDTKKAIVRDEAAAIRDVWLRSEFLDEANRIKSQNLIKEYVAIRVNLPRGNESFKEKTIRIEKAIDQSIKIHTQLFDIAVANGKKDLNSDIGALYVESVNEMTNMHYKRVAISWQARIPNGFWFVLYVLFILSMFSVGYRTAIADSTRSWSTPILALSFSIVITLIAVLDRPGNNFIKVSQQPMIDFQKFINSKKTD
- a CDS encoding type III pantothenate kinase, with amino-acid sequence MLLAVDVGNTRIKVAVFEKHTVLTQDVFLREEAQKKIENIFKKNPKITESVLSSVGKLDDEVVDLLKKHSVLNVISSETHFPFQNNYETPKTLGVDRMVLASGATLMYPNQNRLIIDAGTCITYDFVTADDVYLGGAISPGLRLRYEALHNYTAKLPLLELEQPVHYIGNSTKEAIHSGVVNGILNEIDGFVSQYRQQYQVLTVILTGGDAEFLAKNIKNTIFANSNFLLESLSHIHYYKIEND
- the lptC gene encoding LPS export ABC transporter periplasmic protein LptC, whose product is MFTVLAVTVFFSCESNFKEVKRINSVAFSPSGEADNVDLKYTDSGKIKAILVSPKMLDYSNAKYPFTEFPKGIHVTLYDDNQKQSFVDADYAITYARTDIIDLQGNVKITSSDGKLLQTDQLYYDQKNEWFFTEKHFKYTDEAGGYLEGPGVDFSRDFKVFNMQNSRGEVTKLE